The bacterium sequence ATGGCGACTGGCTCCCCGAAATACCAGACTCTAACATCCCGCCAATAGCCTTAGGATTATATCTTGCCCAAAACCTTTCCGCTAAACCCGGAGATACTGTCGTGATCTATGGTCTCGATGGTGCACGCGGAACACGCATCACCCCTAAGCTACACCGTTTTATCGTATGCGGCATCTTTGAAACAGGTATGTTCGACTTCGATGCCGCCCTCGGTTATATTAATCTTGAATCCGCACAGAGGATTTTCGATTTGGGTGAATCAGTTACCGGGATTGAACTTCGCATAAAGAATTTCTATGAAGCCGATAAAATCGCCTCCCATATTGAAGACGATCTCGCTTTCCCTTACTATGCTATGTCCTGGGCCGAGATGAACAAGAACCTTTTCTCGTGGATGACTCTCGAAAAGTGGGGGCTTTTCTTGCTTTTGAGTCTTATAATCGCAGTTGCAGCATTCAACATCGCCAGCACCTTGATTATGGTAGTTATGGAGAAAACTACCCAAATCGGCATACTGCGAGCTATGGGCGCAACATCGAAACTTATAGGTAAGGTTTTCTTCATTCAAGGCCTCATGCTTGGAGTTATAGGCACTTTCATCGGCGCTGTTATCGGCGTGGTTTTAGCATTTATTCAAAACCGCTGGGAAATTATCTCTCTCCCGGCAGATATATATTCAATTTCATCTCTAC is a genomic window containing:
- a CDS encoding ABC transporter permease, producing the protein MKVQLYIALKFLRARHRNRFVSLVAVFAIIGIAIGVSALIVSLSVMNGFEGEVRSRIIGTVSHVNVYSLRAESIGDWEPLLETLSQREDVVAAAPFVYGKVPIANDGLFDGIMLRGIIPSREVFIGNPESTLVDGDWLPEIPDSNIPPIALGLYLAQNLSAKPGDTVVIYGLDGARGTRITPKLHRFIVCGIFETGMFDFDAALGYINLESAQRIFDLGESVTGIELRIKNFYEADKIASHIEDDLAFPYYAMSWAEMNKNLFSWMTLEKWGLFLLLSLIIAVAAFNIASTLIMVVMEKTTQIGILRAMGATSKLIGKVFFIQGLMLGVIGTFIGAVIGVVLAFIQNRWEIISLPADIYSISSLPVNMHLLDVTIICIISVLITLLSSIYPALRAAKSNPIEAIRMNT